One Setaria italica strain Yugu1 chromosome I, Setaria_italica_v2.0, whole genome shotgun sequence DNA window includes the following coding sequences:
- the LOC101768973 gene encoding uncharacterized protein LOC101768973: protein MTVYTWRYRGDLGENKDRLHVGTGESDVGTGLINDKATLGEMEDLCNQSCISPLCEGGGTQTDARDSHPFIASNVFGVGKKKFNLIICQYRFYVSPAIHLSQKILGQHLMTLMTLQVLRHSHLLLTSYIQCLHMVDRAETHASMEEDDCDEKSYLRKMRKRMRGTIFGGQEPDYWKADEDVDLETANEDPNEPDVPDPYDAVYANVPNETHMLKPEDNCEHCNAKKFESEPPGFCCHSGKIHLSTPETPPELVRLWSSSNANARHFCANIRYFNGHFSFTSLYCKLDRVTTDMKNCGIYTFRAHNQIYHNIRSFGKEDGHEPRHLELYFYDDDPSLEHRLRKCREKSAQEDREVIQRLKDILHGINPYSENIRSIGQVDNLKDYHVELNLDQRLDQRTYNVPLTSEMRPGIFNPILYDKRLFQQFAIDTYVKIESSRLNYIRNNQDLLKADLYQGLVDNWRTRVEDADEDEIKNELYPGQSPQDHPDLVTRVFRAKLEKLKRMLMEKDILGKITCPEQYDLLISAELPNKKKYPDLYKMPAKVKEFIDRVINIALHDIAIPLSEYHLENSVIQIVLENYQNKSSFAGLEHFKLLASSDPEIVVAALEILAALDGAARRKV, encoded by the exons ATGACAGTGTACACATGGAGGTATAGGGGAGATTTGGGAGAAAATAAAGACAGACTTCATGTGGGGACAGGTGAATCAG ATGTAGGCACTGGTTTAATCAATGATAAGGCTACTCTTGGTGAGATGGAAGATTTATGCAATCAGAGTTGTATCAGCCCTCTATGTGAAGGAG GTGGCACCCAAACGGACGCTCGTGACTCCCATCCCTTCATTGCATCTAATGTATTTGGAGTGGGTAAAAagaaattcaatttgattattTGTCAATACCGGTTCTATGTCTCACCCGCAATTCATCTTTCGCAGAAAATATTAGGCCAGCACCTAATGACACTAATGACGCTACAGGTACTCAGACACAGCCATCTGTTGTTGACCAGCTATATTCAATGCCTCCACATGGTGGACAGGGCAGAGACACATGCCTCTATGGAAGAGGACG ATTGCGACGAGAAATCATAtttgaggaagatgaggaagaggatgaggggCACAATTTTTGGAGGTCAAG AACCTGATTATTGGAAAGCTGATGAGGATGTTGATCTCGAGACGGCTAATGAAGATCCCAACGAACCCGATGTACCAGATCCATACGATGCGGTTTATGCCAATGTCCCTAATGAGACGCACATGCTTAAGCCAGAGGATAATTGCGAGCACTGCAATGCAAAGAAGTTCGAGTCAGAGCCACCTGGATTCTGTTGTCATAGTGGAAAGATTCATCTTTCCACCCCTGAGACACCACCAGAACTCGTGAGACTGTGGTCGAGTTCGAACGCTAATGCTAGGCATTTCTGTGCAAATATCAGATATTTCAATGGCCACTTCTCTTTCACTTCTCTGTACTGTAAACTTGATCGTGTGACTACTGACATGAAAAACTGTGGAATTTACACATTCCGTGCCCATAACCAAATCTACCATAACATACGATCATTTGGTAAAGAGGATGGTCACGAACCTAGACACCTCGAGCTTTATTTTTACGACGACGATCCGTCTCTTGAGCATAGGCTCCGCAAGTGCCGTGAGAAGTCTGCCCAAGAAGACAGGGAGGTCATCCAGAGGCTAAAGGATATCTTACATGGCATTAATCCCTACTCAGAGAATATTAGGAGTATAGGCCAAGTTGACAACCTTAAGGATTACCATGTCGAGTTGAACCTTGACCAACGGCTGGACCAGAGAACATATAACGTGCCATTAACATCAGAG ATGCGTCCTGGGATTTTCAATCCAATACTATACGACAAGCGTCTATTCCAGCAGTTTGCTATCGACACCTACGTCAAGATTGAAAGCTCGCGTTTAAACTACATCCGCAACAACCAGGACCTTCTTAAGGCTGACCTGTACCAAGGTTTGGTTGACAACTGGCGTACGAGGGTGGAAGACGCTGATGAG GATGAGATCAAGAACGAGCTTTATCCCGGCCAGAGTCCACAGGACCATCCCGATCTTGTAACTCGAGTGTTCAGGGCGAAGTTGGAGAAGCTCAAGAGGATGTTGATGGAAAAAGACATACTTGGAAAG ATCACGTGCCCCGAGCAGTATGACTTGCTTATCTCTGCTGAGCTACCAAACAAGAAGAAGTACCCTGACCTCTACAAGATG CCTGCAAAAGTCAAAGAATTTATTGATCGAGTAATCAACATTGCACTACATGACATTGCCATACCACTATCAG AATACCATCTTGAAAATTCAGTTATACAGATTGTTTTGGAGAATTATCAGAATAAAAGTTCTTTTGCTGGTCTTGAG CATTTTAAGCTCCTGGCATCGTCGGACCCTGAGATAGTTGTAGCAGCTTTGGAAATTCTTGCTGCATTG GATGGGGCAGCAAGGAGGAAGGTCTAG
- the LOC101769373 gene encoding flavonoid O-methyltransferase-like protein Os11g0303600 has protein sequence MIATLTSAELLQAQAQLWCHTFGYLKSMALQSAIKLGIPTAIHRCGGAASLSELHVALPVPASKRPCLSRLMKLLIAMGVFGEGEPGVYSLTPVSRLLVEDVDDSQTCLSQFTAMATSPFHFAASQRLPEWLKNEDDAAAETPFMMAHGAGFFGCTSRDLEFSELFNEAMGAEIVVRECAEVFAGVTSLVDVGGGDGTTVKAIAKAFPHVRCSVLELPQVVDGVPVDGTVEFVAGDMMEFIPPADVVLLKVRVWPWNSTY, from the coding sequence ATGATAGCCACCCTGACCAGCGCGGAGCTTCTGCAAGCTCAGGCACAGCTTTGGTGCCACACCTTCGGCTACCTCAAATCCATGGCGCTGCAAAGCGCGATCAAGCTTGGGATCCCCACCGCCATCCACCGCtgtggcggcgccgcctccctgtCCGAGCTGCACGTGGCTCTTCCGGTTCCCGCAAGCAAACGGCCATGCCTGTCTCGCCTCATGAAGCTGTTGATCGCCATGGGAGTATTCGGAGAGGGCGAGCCAGGCGTGTACTCTCTCACCCCGGTATCTCGCCTCCTTGTGGAAGATGTCGACGACAGCCAGACATGCCTGTCGCAGTTCACAGCCATGGCCACTTCACCATTCCACTTCGCGGCGTCTCAACGCCTGCCCGAGTGGCTGAAGAATGAGGACGATGCCGCTGCGGAGACACCGTTCATGATGGCGCATGGAGCAGGGTTTTTCGGCTGCACGAGCCGTGACTTGGAGTTCAGTGAGCTGTTCAACGAGGCGATGGGCGCGGAAATCGTCGTGCGTGAGTGCGCTGAGGTGTTCGCCGGGGTGACATCTCTGGTCGATGTCGGAGGCGGGGACGGGACCACGGTGAAAGCTATTGCAAAGGCCTTCCCACACGTGAGGTGCTCGGTGTTGGAGCTTCCGCAGGTGGTTGACGGCGTGCCGGTTGATGGCACGGTTGAGTTTGTTGCAGGTGACATGATGGAGTTCATCCCTCCAGCTGATGTTGTGTTACTCAAGGTACGAGTGTGGCCATGGAATAGTACCTACTAA
- the LOC101768566 gene encoding protein WVD2-like 5, protein MEDVVDDVIDARGPAVAVEDGASGKPALPSLGVHGEEEHEGKGNEDNSGESEVINPPEEAGGEATSPPESRKPRLSNGNKGHGPKAVKSKSPRSGDEGQARRRTPNTSLPKAAVARVSNGDAGVGSNKAVKNESHPSSKDAALLDDSKEKSKTQKSSGQHSSIKRDEEESNCESTKPRKVGSTPSYGFTFKCDERSEKRREFYSKLEEKIHARELEISNLQAKSKENEEAELKMLRKSLNFKATPMPSFYKEPTPAKVELKKIPPTRAKSPKLGRSKNKSTSEAEENTTPDQPARLSLEEKVSQNGVKKSTPSHSAKKPQRKSLPRLPSEETGTLDAAASSSPARQLKSTKPAQETVSCRAATRS, encoded by the exons ATGGAGGACGTGGTCGATGACGTCATCGACGCAAGGGGTCCGGCGGTGGCCGTCGAGGATGGGGCCAGTGGGAAGCCTGCATTGCCTAGCTTAGGGGTCCATGGTGAGGAAGAGCATGAGGGGAAAGGCAATGAGGATAACTCAGGGGAGAGCGAGGTGATCAACCCACCCGAAGAGGCCGGCGGGGAGGCCACCTCGCCCCCGGAGAGCAGGAAGCCTCGTCTTTCCAAT GGGAACAAAGGTCATGGACCTAAGGCTGTCAAGTCTAAGAGCCCAAGGAGTGGAGATGAAGGTCAGGCAAGGAGAAGAACTCCCAATACTTCTCTTCCTAAGGCAGCCGTTGCCCGGGTATCCAATGGTGATGCTGGTGTCGGTAGTAAT AAAGCTGTCAAGAATGAGTCTCACCCATCGTCCAAGGATGCAGCATTGCTGGATGACTCCAA GGAGAAAAGCAAAACTCAAAAGTCATCAGGCCAGCACTCTTCCATCAAGAGAGATGAAGAAGAGTCCAACTGTGAGAGTACAAAGCCTCGAAAAGTTGGCAGCACTCCTTCATATGGCTTCACCTTCAAGTGCGATGAGAGATCGGAAAAAAGGCGTGAG TTCTATTCGAAGCTTGAGGAGAAGATTCATGCACGAGAGTTAGAAATAAGCAATTTGCAAGCTAAATCAAAG GAAAATGAAGAAGCAGAACTCAAAATGCTGCGAAAGAGTTTGAATTTCAAGGCAACACCAATGCCAAGCTTTTACAAGGAACCAACTCCTGCGAAGGTTGAACTGAAAAAG ATCCCCCCAACTAGAGCAAAATCACCAAAGCTTGGTCGTTCTAAAAACAAGTCCACATCAGAGGCTGAAGAAAATACCACGCCGGACCAACCTGCCCGTTTGAGCCTCGAGGAAAAGGTTTCTCAAAATGGTGTGAAAAAATCAACTCCATCACATTCAGCAAAGAAGCCCCAGAGGAAGTCACTCCCCAGATTGCCATCAGAGGAAACTGGTACGCTTGATGCCGCAGCAAGCTCATCACCTGCGAGGCAGCTAAAGAGCACCAAACCAGCTCAAGAGACAGTCAGCTGCAGGGCAGCTACAAGGAGCTGA